The Sulfitobacter guttiformis genome contains a region encoding:
- a CDS encoding XRE family transcriptional regulator, which translates to MARETITGSRIRERRVMQGIKQADLARTIGISASYLNLIEHNRRRIGGKLLLAIASALEVEPQSLTEGAEAALLGVLGEAAVAANMPAEDAALAEAFAGRYPGWAAALAISQRRVAALERTVETLGDRMAHDPLLADAMHELLTTAAAVRSTAEILAGDAPLEREWQNRFHANLDADSARLATSAQSLVTYLERGEGPSAAGKSPQEEVEAFLAAQNFHFPLLEEPQTGGEAVEDVLEGGDAALSNAARYILRGVLGQMRDDAAVLPLPVLEGAIAVQGHDPVALARRLHVTPSVMLRRLAVLPALGAGLVVCDRSGTVIFRKSISGFSVPRFDSCCPLWPLFGAFGAVGSVLHERLGQLGRGQIQFDAYATTDLGSAAGYNAPAPARSVMLLVPAPAGDQSRPLRAVGATCRICPHASCSARREPSVMAT; encoded by the coding sequence GTGGCGCGTGAGACCATAACCGGCAGCCGCATCCGGGAGCGGCGCGTGATGCAGGGCATAAAGCAGGCCGATCTGGCCCGCACTATCGGTATTTCCGCAAGCTACCTAAACCTGATCGAACATAACCGACGCAGAATCGGTGGTAAGCTTCTGCTTGCAATCGCCTCCGCGCTTGAGGTGGAGCCGCAGTCTCTTACCGAAGGGGCAGAGGCCGCGCTTTTGGGTGTTTTGGGCGAGGCGGCAGTGGCGGCAAACATGCCTGCGGAGGATGCCGCACTGGCAGAGGCGTTTGCAGGGCGCTACCCCGGTTGGGCTGCAGCACTCGCGATCAGCCAGCGACGTGTCGCGGCACTGGAGCGGACGGTCGAGACACTGGGCGACAGGATGGCGCATGACCCGTTGTTGGCGGATGCGATGCACGAATTGTTAACCACCGCAGCCGCCGTCCGGTCCACGGCGGAAATTCTCGCCGGTGACGCCCCTCTGGAGCGGGAATGGCAGAACCGATTTCACGCGAACCTGGATGCAGACAGCGCACGGCTTGCCACCAGCGCGCAATCCCTTGTGACCTATCTAGAGCGCGGTGAGGGTCCGTCTGCCGCCGGTAAATCACCTCAGGAGGAGGTGGAAGCGTTTTTGGCTGCGCAAAATTTCCATTTCCCGTTGCTCGAAGAACCGCAGACGGGTGGGGAGGCTGTGGAGGACGTTCTGGAGGGGGGGGATGCCGCATTGTCGAATGCTGCGCGCTATATCCTGCGCGGTGTTCTGGGGCAAATGCGCGATGATGCTGCGGTACTGCCGTTGCCGGTGCTGGAGGGTGCTATCGCGGTTCAGGGGCATGACCCCGTTGCCCTCGCGCGGCGCTTGCATGTCACGCCTTCGGTCATGCTGCGCAGGTTGGCGGTGCTTCCTGCACTGGGGGCAGGTTTGGTCGTCTGTGACCGCTCGGGTACAGTTATTTTTCGAAAATCCATCAGCGGCTTTTCGGTCCCCCGCTTTGACAGCTGTTGTCCGCTGTGGCCGCTGTTCGGCGCCTTTGGCGCGGTGGGCAGTGTCCTGCACGAGAGGTTGGGCCAGCTGGGGCGCGGGCAGATCCAGTTCGATGCCTATGCCACTACGGATTTGGGCAGTGCAGCGGGCTATAATGCACCTGCACCTGCGCGCAGTGTGATGTTGCTGGTACCTGCACCGGCCGGTGACCAGAGCAGACCGCTGCGCGCTGTCGGCGCCACCTGTCGTATCTGCCCGCACGCGAGTTGTTCGGCGCGGCGCGAGCCGTCGGTCATGGCGACGTAA
- a CDS encoding substrate-binding protein, whose translation MSIFNPTRRGLIQAGAVAGAGLALPTYLRADGHSGFTNAPQGDTVTLGFNVPQSGPYADEGADELRAFQLAVEHLNGEGDGGMLQTFSSKALDGTGIMGKKVQFVTGDTQTKSDAARASAKSMIEKDGAIMISGGSSSGVAVAVQALCQEAGIIFMAGLTHANDTTGKDKQANGFRHFFNSYMSGAALAPILIDQYGADRKAYHLTADYNWGYTTEEAMKSSTEALGWETVNSVLTPLTATDFSAYIAPVIQSGADVLVLNHYGGNMVNSLTNAVQFGLRDLDVNGKKFEIVVPLYSELMARGAGANIKGILGSQNWDWKLENELGARFSGTNAFVQSFGTKFGFPPSQAAHTCYVQTLLYADAVTRAGSFNPCAVGEALAGFEFDGMGNGPTLYRADDHQCFKDVVVVKGKETPDDEYDLVEIVEVTPVDQVTYAPDHPQFAGGSLGTCNPGA comes from the coding sequence ATGTCAATTTTCAATCCGACACGTCGCGGTCTGATCCAAGCCGGCGCAGTTGCCGGTGCCGGTCTTGCACTGCCCACGTATCTGCGCGCTGACGGCCACTCCGGCTTTACCAACGCGCCACAAGGCGACACCGTCACACTGGGCTTTAACGTGCCACAGTCCGGCCCCTATGCCGATGAAGGCGCAGACGAGCTGCGCGCGTTCCAGCTGGCTGTCGAGCACCTGAATGGTGAAGGCGATGGCGGTATGCTGCAAACCTTCAGCTCCAAAGCGCTCGATGGCACAGGCATCATGGGCAAGAAAGTCCAGTTCGTTACCGGTGACACGCAGACAAAATCTGACGCCGCCCGCGCGTCTGCAAAGTCGATGATCGAAAAAGACGGCGCCATCATGATTTCAGGCGGCTCGTCTTCGGGTGTGGCTGTGGCCGTTCAGGCGCTGTGCCAAGAGGCCGGCATCATCTTTATGGCGGGTCTTACACACGCCAACGACACAACGGGTAAGGACAAGCAGGCCAACGGCTTCCGCCACTTCTTCAACTCGTATATGTCCGGTGCGGCCCTCGCGCCGATCCTGATCGACCAGTACGGTGCCGACCGCAAGGCCTATCACCTGACAGCAGATTACAACTGGGGCTACACCACCGAGGAAGCGATGAAATCCTCGACCGAAGCGCTGGGTTGGGAAACTGTAAATTCGGTGCTTACACCGCTGACTGCAACCGACTTCTCCGCGTATATCGCACCTGTGATCCAATCCGGTGCAGACGTGCTGGTACTGAACCACTACGGCGGTAACATGGTTAACTCGTTGACGAACGCGGTCCAGTTCGGCCTGCGCGATCTTGACGTAAACGGCAAGAAGTTCGAAATCGTCGTGCCGCTCTACTCCGAGCTGATGGCACGCGGTGCGGGCGCCAACATCAAGGGTATTCTCGGCTCCCAGAACTGGGACTGGAAACTCGAGAACGAGCTGGGCGCACGCTTTAGCGGCACCAATGCATTCGTGCAGTCCTTCGGCACCAAGTTCGGCTTCCCGCCCTCACAGGCGGCGCATACCTGCTATGTCCAGACACTGCTCTATGCAGACGCGGTCACACGCGCAGGCTCGTTCAACCCGTGCGCCGTTGGCGAAGCGCTCGCGGGCTTCGAGTTCGACGGTATGGGCAACGGTCCGACACTTTACCGTGCCGATGATCACCAGTGCTTCAAGGACGTTGTGGTTGTGAAGGGTAAAGAAACCCCTGACGACGAATACGATCTGGTTGAAATCGTCGAAGTGACGCCTGTTGATCAGGTTACTTATGCCCCCGACCACCCACAGTTTGCGGGCGGATCGCTGGGAACTTGTAACCCAGGCGCATAA
- a CDS encoding branched-chain amino acid ABC transporter permease, protein MDALLLQILNGLDKGSAYALIALGLTLIFGTLGVVNFAHGALFMIGAFCAVTFTKLLTLSHKVVDETRKDFLGNPMEVDVPYIYDWFGQSTGDAMIDWAVPLSILFAVPVMILIGFVMERGLIKHFYKRPHADQILVTFGLAIVMAEIIKYFYGANPIPTPAPAAFAGSFDFGAMLGFDANTIIYPYWRLIYFAFAAIVIGIVFAFLQFTTFGMVVRAGMADRETVGLLGIDIDKRFTIMFGIAAAVAGLAGVMYAPINSPNYNMGMDFLVLSFVVVVVGGMGSLPGAVLAGFLLGILESFASMAFVLDAIPGLNQIIIYLVAIIILLTRPRGLMGRKGVMED, encoded by the coding sequence ATGGACGCACTCCTCCTTCAAATTCTCAACGGGCTCGACAAGGGCTCTGCATATGCGCTGATCGCCCTCGGCCTGACGCTGATTTTCGGCACTTTGGGCGTGGTCAACTTTGCCCATGGTGCCCTTTTCATGATCGGTGCGTTCTGTGCCGTGACATTTACCAAGTTGCTCACCCTTAGCCACAAAGTTGTGGACGAGACGCGCAAAGACTTTTTGGGCAACCCGATGGAGGTTGACGTCCCCTACATTTATGACTGGTTCGGGCAATCGACGGGCGATGCTATGATCGACTGGGCGGTGCCGCTGTCGATTCTGTTTGCGGTGCCGGTCATGATCCTCATCGGGTTTGTGATGGAGCGCGGCCTGATCAAGCACTTCTACAAGCGGCCCCATGCCGACCAGATCCTCGTCACTTTTGGCCTCGCCATCGTTATGGCCGAGATCATCAAATATTTTTACGGCGCCAACCCGATCCCAACGCCTGCGCCAGCGGCCTTTGCCGGATCGTTCGATTTCGGCGCAATGCTGGGGTTCGACGCCAACACGATCATCTACCCCTACTGGCGCCTGATCTATTTCGCCTTCGCGGCCATCGTCATCGGGATTGTGTTTGCCTTCTTGCAATTCACGACCTTCGGCATGGTCGTGCGCGCCGGTATGGCCGACCGCGAGACTGTTGGCCTGCTGGGGATCGACATCGACAAACGCTTTACCATCATGTTCGGGATCGCTGCTGCTGTCGCGGGGCTGGCCGGTGTGATGTATGCGCCGATCAACTCTCCCAACTATAACATGGGTATGGATTTTCTGGTCCTCAGTTTTGTTGTCGTGGTTGTGGGCGGCATGGGTTCGCTGCCCGGTGCGGTGCTCGCGGGGTTCTTGCTGGGAATCTTAGAAAGCTTTGCCTCGATGGCCTTTGTGCTGGATGCAATTCCAGGCCTTAACCAGATCATCATTTACCTTGTTGCGATCATCATTTTGCTGACGCGTCCCCGTGGCCTGATGGGCCGCAAAGGCGTGATGGAGGATTAA
- a CDS encoding branched-chain amino acid ABC transporter permease: MFGLTKRDAGLLAIVAALCLFAPFILNPFPSSSGMAQFNAGYPDLMQRLVIFGIFAIGFNILFGLTGYLSFGHAAFLGVGSYAAIWMMKLLTMNIVPAIIVSVLVAGLFSLVVGYISLRRSGIYFSILTLAFAQMSYALAYSVLTPITGGETGLQPKYTDPRILDAAPAAGQTPRANLFGLDMKASTQLNFGDWVFTFNAGYYIAAAVMLIAFYLSIRIFRSPFGMMLRAVKSNQHRMNYTGLNSKPYTLAAFVISGMYAGLAGGLLVAMDTQVGAERMFWTASGEVVLMTILGGAGTLIGPVLGAGFIKYMENIVSKINKSVLEQWFAFMPDGIEDLMVTLVYPFVGKGWHLTLGLLFMAVVIFLPGGLVEGGQRIGKMFRRKKTDPKSPDGKTTPAE; this comes from the coding sequence ATGTTTGGACTTACAAAACGCGACGCAGGACTTCTGGCAATTGTTGCCGCGCTGTGTCTCTTTGCCCCGTTTATCCTCAATCCTTTCCCGTCAAGTTCGGGTATGGCACAGTTCAACGCGGGCTATCCTGACCTCATGCAGCGACTGGTGATTTTCGGAATCTTCGCCATCGGTTTCAACATCCTGTTCGGTCTCACCGGATACCTCAGCTTCGGCCACGCCGCGTTTCTGGGTGTCGGATCCTACGCTGCAATCTGGATGATGAAGTTGCTTACGATGAACATCGTTCCTGCAATAATCGTCTCTGTGCTGGTGGCGGGCCTATTCTCGCTGGTCGTCGGATATATCTCCTTGCGGCGCTCGGGCATCTACTTCTCGATCCTGACACTGGCATTTGCACAGATGTCCTATGCGCTGGCCTACTCTGTGCTGACGCCTATCACCGGCGGCGAAACCGGCCTTCAGCCCAAGTACACGGATCCGCGCATCCTCGATGCCGCGCCTGCTGCTGGGCAGACACCGCGGGCCAACCTGTTTGGGCTGGATATGAAAGCCAGCACACAGCTCAATTTCGGCGACTGGGTGTTTACCTTTAACGCAGGCTACTACATCGCGGCCGCTGTCATGTTGATCGCTTTTTATCTGTCGATCCGCATCTTCCGCTCCCCCTTCGGGATGATGCTGCGGGCGGTGAAATCAAACCAACACCGCATGAACTATACCGGCCTGAACTCAAAACCTTACACACTGGCTGCTTTTGTTATCTCCGGCATGTACGCCGGACTGGCCGGGGGATTGCTTGTGGCAATGGACACTCAGGTGGGCGCGGAGCGCATGTTCTGGACGGCCTCCGGCGAGGTGGTGCTTATGACCATCCTTGGCGGTGCCGGCACGCTGATTGGTCCGGTTCTGGGCGCTGGCTTCATCAAATATATGGAAAACATCGTCTCAAAGATAAACAAATCGGTTCTTGAGCAGTGGTTTGCCTTCATGCCCGACGGCATCGAAGACCTGATGGTGACACTGGTTTATCCGTTTGTCGGCAAAGGGTGGCACCTCACGCTGGGCCTGCTGTTTATGGCGGTTGTCATCTTTTTGCCCGGCGGTCTGGTCGAGGGCGGTCAGCGCATCGGCAAAATGTTCCGCCGCAAGAAAACCGATCCGAAATCGCCGGACGGCAAAACCACACCTGCCGAATAA
- a CDS encoding ABC transporter ATP-binding protein C-terminal domain-containing protein, producing the protein MHVVFSLAERITVLAQGTPLVEDTPDKIKGHPKVKEAYLGETQEV; encoded by the coding sequence ATGCACGTGGTGTTTTCTCTGGCCGAGCGGATCACTGTGCTGGCACAAGGCACACCACTGGTCGAGGACACACCCGACAAGATCAAAGGCCACCCGAAGGTAAAAGAAGCCTATCTGGGGGAGACGCAGGAGGTCTGA
- a CDS encoding ABC transporter ATP-binding protein, whose amino-acid sequence MNTETLNKNANHAATAPAFLSVWDIHAYYGESYIVQGVSFNVHEGEILALLGRNGAGKTSTLRAIAQIGTPELRKGEVWLDHKPLHLMKSHEAANNGLALVPEDRRIIAGLTVEENLKLAQIAPPIGWSLERVYELFPRLGERKKQEGTTLSGGEQQMLAIARALCRDIKVLLLDEPYEGLAPVIVDEIEKTLGIIKAQGITTILVEQNAVRALKLADRAVILDTGSVVFDGSAQEVLDNESLRAEYLAI is encoded by the coding sequence ATGAACACCGAAACACTGAACAAAAACGCCAATCATGCGGCCACCGCGCCGGCCTTCCTGTCGGTTTGGGATATTCACGCCTATTATGGCGAAAGCTATATCGTGCAGGGAGTAAGCTTCAACGTGCATGAGGGCGAGATCCTTGCACTTTTGGGGCGCAACGGTGCGGGCAAAACATCAACCCTGCGTGCCATCGCGCAAATCGGCACGCCCGAGTTGCGCAAGGGCGAGGTCTGGCTCGATCATAAACCCCTTCACCTGATGAAAAGTCACGAAGCGGCCAACAACGGTCTGGCACTGGTGCCCGAAGACCGCCGCATCATTGCAGGCCTCACAGTCGAGGAAAACCTCAAGCTGGCCCAGATCGCCCCCCCTATCGGCTGGTCATTGGAGCGTGTGTACGAATTATTCCCCCGTCTGGGCGAGCGGAAAAAACAAGAAGGCACCACACTATCGGGGGGAGAGCAACAGATGCTGGCCATCGCCCGCGCGCTGTGCCGCGACATCAAGGTGCTGCTCCTCGACGAGCCCTATGAAGGGTTGGCACCCGTGATCGTGGACGAAATCGAAAAGACACTTGGCATCATCAAGGCGCAGGGCATCACCACCATTCTGGTCGAGCAAAACGCCGTACGCGCCCTCAAATTGGCAGACCGTGCGGTTATCCTCGACACAGGCAGTGTGGTCTTCGATGGCTCGGCACAAGAGGTCCTCGACAACGAATCGCTGCGCGCAGAATACCTCGCCATCTGA
- a CDS encoding calcium-binding protein, whose translation MPITFNETSNSFEGGNDFDTTLAGFDFSVFGGIISNSGAITAPVTARSDQGIEFVNSLFGSLSKAAGSQYALDLTGNGGRLIFNDGTIFGSVRLGNGFDNFFNSGLVEGQIRTGNGNDTLTNQILPGIDGGPQTVGTITGTVNMGNGDDAVLNTGVMADILLGDGNDTYTVSGFFGVASDNATSGISGDVRGGSGDDTMTGGASDENFYGGGDNDLLIGNGGRDQLKGQSGDDLIFGGDGNDNIIGGSGNDFIDGGNNNDRLSGGTGNDVIVAGSGNDQLFGGADDDFLSGDNGNDFMNGGSGNDTLEGGQGRDILIGGDGDDVFVFRGRTNTDEIRDFNEGDRIDLQALAGAGSITFADVLDNTVFAGGDAIIDLSTLFNNANFDGPVDRGSVLTVNNVTAADLDASAFILSEDIFIAV comes from the coding sequence ATGCCGATTACATTTAATGAGACGTCCAATTCATTCGAAGGTGGAAATGATTTTGACACCACACTGGCAGGATTCGATTTCTCTGTTTTCGGCGGCATCATCAGCAATTCAGGCGCGATTACCGCCCCCGTGACCGCAAGATCAGATCAGGGAATCGAGTTCGTTAACTCACTCTTCGGCAGCCTGTCGAAAGCGGCGGGCAGCCAGTATGCACTCGATCTCACTGGCAATGGCGGGCGTCTCATTTTCAATGACGGCACGATCTTTGGCTCTGTCCGGCTCGGGAACGGGTTTGACAACTTTTTCAACAGTGGCCTCGTTGAAGGACAGATCCGCACCGGCAATGGTAATGACACGCTCACCAACCAGATCCTTCCGGGTATTGATGGCGGTCCACAAACAGTCGGCACGATCACCGGCACGGTAAATATGGGCAACGGCGACGATGCGGTTCTCAATACAGGCGTCATGGCGGATATTCTGTTGGGCGACGGCAACGACACCTATACTGTCAGCGGCTTTTTCGGGGTCGCTTCGGACAACGCAACCTCCGGCATTTCCGGTGACGTGCGCGGTGGTTCAGGCGATGACACCATGACTGGCGGCGCGTCGGATGAAAACTTTTACGGGGGGGGGGATAATGACCTGCTGATCGGCAACGGAGGCCGCGATCAACTTAAAGGCCAGAGCGGGGACGATCTGATCTTTGGCGGTGACGGCAATGATAATATCATCGGCGGTAGTGGAAATGATTTCATCGACGGCGGCAACAACAACGACCGTTTGTCCGGTGGTACCGGTAATGATGTAATCGTCGCGGGTAGCGGCAATGACCAGCTGTTTGGCGGCGCCGACGATGACTTCCTTTCAGGCGATAACGGCAACGATTTTATGAATGGTGGCAGCGGGAATGACACGCTGGAAGGCGGTCAAGGGCGTGATATCCTCATCGGTGGCGATGGCGACGATGTGTTTGTATTCCGCGGCAGAACCAACACCGACGAGATCCGTGATTTCAACGAAGGGGATCGCATTGATCTTCAGGCCCTTGCAGGCGCCGGTAGCATTACCTTTGCAGACGTTCTCGACAACACCGTTTTTGCGGGTGGCGATGCAATCATTGATCTGAGCACTCTGTTCAATAATGCCAACTTTGATGGGCCTGTCGACCGCGGTTCTGTATTGACAGTCAACAATGTAACGGCGGCCGATCTGGACGCCTCTGCGTTCATCCTATCCGAAGATATTTTCATCGCCGTATAA
- a CDS encoding class I adenylate-forming enzyme family protein, which yields MNIAHWLERRAHHDPARAALYHGKQCFADYATFDARARAMAAGLQARGVHAGDRVAIFMGNHPDWLIALYAILYAGAAAVPMNAKLHGREARIILENSGAYVCFTDAAHFVELKAAGVTCACIMPPDMEADGASVEICHREAGDLAWLFYTSGTTGTPKGVMITHGMLQAMSLSYGMDVDCVQAHDAALYAAPLSHGAGLYNFIHVQAGARHVCPVSGGFDSNEVLELAAYFGRCHMFAAPTMVTRLTRTAKAVGLRGEGLRTVVYAGGPMYTADIIEAVDHFGPVFVQIYGQGECPMAITALSRHDVADRRHPDWYARLGSVGRAQSVVEVQIADSDGRPVAAGSSGEILVRGAPVMRAYWGNPEATSRTLRDGWLMTGDIGYLDVAGYLTLQDRSKDVIITGGSNVYPREVEEVLLRHPQVTEVSVVGARHADWGEEVVAFVVGDASEVELDTLCLENIARFKRPKRYIRLDELPKNNYGKTLKTDLRSYLSEA from the coding sequence GTGAATATTGCCCATTGGCTGGAGCGGCGCGCGCATCACGATCCTGCGCGGGCGGCGTTGTATCATGGAAAACAGTGCTTTGCGGATTATGCCACATTTGACGCCCGTGCCCGAGCGATGGCCGCAGGATTGCAAGCGCGCGGGGTTCATGCCGGCGACCGTGTGGCGATATTTATGGGAAACCACCCAGACTGGCTGATTGCGCTCTATGCAATTCTCTACGCAGGTGCTGCTGCGGTGCCGATGAACGCAAAGCTGCATGGCCGCGAAGCGCGGATCATTCTGGAGAACAGCGGCGCATATGTTTGCTTTACTGACGCCGCGCATTTCGTTGAACTGAAGGCGGCGGGAGTGACCTGCGCCTGCATCATGCCGCCGGATATGGAGGCGGATGGCGCCAGTGTCGAAATCTGCCACCGGGAAGCAGGTGACCTCGCGTGGCTCTTTTACACATCCGGCACCACCGGCACACCCAAAGGGGTGATGATTACGCACGGCATGTTGCAGGCAATGTCGCTGTCCTACGGGATGGACGTGGATTGCGTGCAAGCTCACGATGCTGCCCTTTATGCCGCGCCTTTGAGCCATGGTGCAGGCCTTTATAACTTTATTCATGTGCAGGCAGGAGCGCGGCATGTCTGCCCTGTTTCGGGTGGATTTGACAGCAACGAGGTCCTTGAACTGGCGGCCTATTTTGGCCGCTGTCATATGTTTGCGGCCCCTACGATGGTAACCCGCCTAACGCGGACGGCTAAGGCGGTAGGGTTGCGAGGCGAGGGATTGCGCACGGTCGTTTATGCGGGCGGTCCGATGTACACAGCCGATATTATCGAGGCTGTCGATCATTTCGGCCCTGTTTTTGTGCAAATATACGGACAAGGGGAATGCCCCATGGCGATCACTGCCCTATCGCGACACGATGTAGCGGATCGCAGGCATCCTGATTGGTACGCCCGCCTAGGCTCTGTCGGGCGGGCGCAATCGGTGGTCGAGGTCCAGATCGCGGACAGCGATGGCAGGCCTGTTGCAGCAGGTAGCAGTGGCGAGATTTTGGTACGTGGCGCTCCTGTGATGCGGGCCTATTGGGGCAATCCTGAGGCCACATCCAGAACTCTGCGTGATGGTTGGCTGATGACGGGAGATATCGGGTATCTAGACGTAGCGGGCTACCTTACGCTGCAGGACCGTTCCAAGGACGTGATCATCACCGGCGGCTCCAATGTATATCCCCGAGAGGTGGAGGAAGTGCTGCTGCGCCATCCGCAGGTTACCGAGGTCTCGGTTGTGGGCGCAAGGCACGCCGATTGGGGCGAGGAGGTTGTGGCATTCGTGGTAGGGGATGCGTCCGAGGTAGAACTCGACACGCTTTGTCTGGAAAATATCGCGCGGTTCAAACGGCCCAAACGCTATATCCGGTTGGATGAACTGCCGAAAAATAACTACGGAAAGACCCTGAAAACAGATTTGCGGTCCTATTTGTCAGAGGCGTAG
- the accB gene encoding acetyl-CoA carboxylase biotin carboxyl carrier protein — MTKNTHDSDVAFIRALAELLNENDLTELQVKRDYAEDDSLNVRVSRKPPQQIMAAQAVSQAPMTSASAPAAVTSAPAQPADPSADPGAVSSPMVGTVYTSPEPGAPAFITVGTKVSEGDTLLIVEAMKTMNHIPAPRGGTVKRILVEDGAAVEFGSPLVILE; from the coding sequence ATGACAAAGAACACCCATGACTCCGATGTCGCATTTATCCGCGCATTGGCCGAACTTCTCAACGAAAACGATCTGACGGAATTGCAGGTTAAACGCGATTATGCCGAGGATGACAGCCTGAATGTGCGCGTCTCCCGCAAACCGCCCCAGCAAATTATGGCAGCACAGGCCGTTTCTCAGGCCCCTATGACCTCTGCGTCCGCACCTGCGGCTGTTACCTCGGCACCTGCTCAGCCGGCTGATCCCTCTGCTGATCCCGGCGCGGTGTCCTCGCCAATGGTCGGCACCGTCTATACCTCGCCAGAGCCGGGTGCGCCTGCATTCATCACGGTCGGCACAAAAGTTTCCGAAGGTGATACATTGCTCATCGTTGAAGCGATGAAAACCATGAACCACATCCCCGCCCCCCGTGGCGGCACCGTAAAACGTATTCTGGTCGAAGACGGGGCTGCCGTCGAATTCGGCTCACCGCTTGTGATCCTCGAATAA
- the accC gene encoding acetyl-CoA carboxylase biotin carboxylase subunit: protein MFNKILVANRGEIALRVIRAAREMGIASVAVHSTADSDAMHVRMADESVCIGPPSSQQSYLSIPAIIAACEITGAEAIHPGYGFLSENAGFVQVIEDHGLTFIGPTAEHIRVMGDKITAKDTMKALGVPCVPGSDGGVPTLEDAKRIGEEVGYPVIIKATAGGGGKGMKVAHSAKDMEKAYQTARAEGKSNFGNDEVYIEKYLTTPRHIEIQVFGDGKGRAVHLGERDCSLQRRHQKVFEEAPGPTISAEERARIGKVCADACANINYIGAGTIEFLYENGEFYFIEMNTRLQVEHPVTEAIFGVDLVREQIRVASGLPMSFHQDELKINGHAIEVRINAEKLPNFSPCPGKITQYHAPGGLGVRMDSALYDGYKIPPYYDSLIGKLIVHGRDRPEALARLGRALGELIVDGVDTTVPLFHALLQEKDIHTGGYNIHWLEHWLETNLGDA from the coding sequence ATGTTCAATAAAATTCTGGTCGCCAACCGTGGTGAAATCGCCCTGCGCGTTATCCGTGCTGCACGGGAAATGGGCATTGCTTCTGTTGCTGTGCATTCCACTGCTGACAGTGACGCGATGCATGTGCGTATGGCGGATGAGAGCGTCTGCATAGGCCCTCCTTCGTCGCAACAATCGTACCTCAGCATTCCTGCGATCATCGCCGCCTGCGAAATTACCGGCGCCGAGGCGATCCACCCCGGCTACGGCTTCTTGTCGGAAAATGCGGGCTTTGTGCAAGTGATTGAAGATCACGGCCTCACGTTCATCGGGCCCACTGCCGAGCATATCCGCGTGATGGGCGATAAAATTACCGCTAAGGACACCATGAAAGCGCTCGGTGTTCCTTGTGTTCCCGGTTCCGATGGTGGTGTGCCTACACTCGAAGATGCAAAACGTATCGGCGAGGAAGTCGGGTATCCTGTGATCATCAAGGCCACTGCTGGCGGTGGTGGCAAGGGCATGAAAGTGGCGCATTCCGCCAAAGACATGGAAAAAGCCTACCAGACGGCACGCGCGGAAGGGAAATCGAACTTCGGCAATGACGAAGTCTACATCGAGAAATATCTTACGACTCCGCGCCACATCGAAATACAGGTTTTTGGAGACGGCAAGGGCCGCGCCGTACATCTGGGAGAACGTGACTGCTCGCTTCAGCGGCGCCACCAAAAAGTATTCGAAGAAGCACCGGGCCCTACGATTAGCGCTGAAGAGCGTGCGCGGATCGGCAAGGTCTGTGCGGATGCCTGTGCAAACATCAATTACATCGGTGCAGGCACAATCGAGTTTCTTTATGAAAACGGCGAGTTTTATTTCATCGAGATGAACACGCGCCTTCAGGTCGAGCACCCCGTGACCGAAGCCATTTTTGGCGTCGATCTGGTGCGCGAGCAGATCCGTGTAGCCTCAGGGCTGCCGATGTCGTTTCATCAGGATGAACTCAAGATTAACGGCCATGCTATCGAGGTTCGGATCAATGCCGAGAAGCTTCCGAATTTCTCGCCCTGCCCTGGCAAGATAACACAGTATCACGCACCTGGCGGTCTTGGTGTGCGAATGGATTCCGCGCTCTATGACGGTTATAAAATCCCGCCATATTACGACAGCTTGATCGGGAAACTGATTGTACATGGGCGCGACCGCCCCGAAGCGCTGGCACGTTTGGGTCGTGCGCTGGGTGAGTTGATCGTGGACGGGGTCGATACCACGGTGCCGTTGTTCCACGCGTTGTTGCAAGAAAAAGATATCCATACCGGCGGATACAATATCCACTGGTTGGAGCACTGGCTGGAAACCAACCTCGGGGACGCCTGA